One Microbacterium marinum genomic window, TTCATCGCTGATACTCGTTGCAGGCGCTCGATGTTCGCGAAGTCATGAACGACGGCGGCCAACGAGTTGAACTCGACGATGTTGATCTCCGCAGAGTCGTGGGCGTCGTCGTCCTCGTCGATGGCGTCGTAGAACAGGTTGATTCCTCGCACGAGCTCCTCGATGGGCGATCCAGCCATCGAACTGCTCGTGTCCAAGCAGAGTGACACGGGAACCCGAGGTGTTGGGTTGTCGACGAGATCGCCAGCGGCGATGTTGAGCGATGCCATGCGGAATCCTTTCGTGGGAGTGAAGGCGAGCCGAAAGGCCGCCAGCGAGAGCGTCTAGTTGTTGAAGAAGTTCTTGAGTCGAGCCCAGAACCCGAGCTTGACCGGTGTCGGGCCGGCCTTGACTCGCGCACCGGCCGGACGCGGCGGCGAGCTGTAGTTCCGTCTGGGCGGGCACGTCTTCTTGGCGCCGGCGTGCGTCTTCGGGACGTTGAGTCCTCGGCTGACGAACCAGGCAACGTGCTCGTTGGTGATGAACGGCCACAGACAGTCGCTGCAGATTCGGCTTGCGTCGAGGGCCGTTGCTTTCGCCGAGCAGCTTGAGCATCGACCGTGCTGCATTTGAGCGCGCGGGAATGTCGCGTGGCAGTCTTTGCAGGCGGCCGTCGCTGGTGTCGCTGTGCGAGCGACCGGAGAACTGGGGTGCTGTGCGATGGTGGCGCGGCGTGCATCGCGACACTTCAGGCATTGCTGGGGCAGGTGGTATTCGCGCTCCGAGTCGTCCCAGATGCCTGCAATGGCGTGCTTCCGCGCGCACTCGCCGCAGTCGAGGATAGGCGTGTCCGGCCTGAAGGCTCTTGGCCGAATCGGGTAGAGATCGTTCGACATCGGGTCGAAGTTGAGCCTCGGGTCATCGAGGAATCGTCGATAGCCCTGGAATGCTTCGATCCATTCGATGACCGTGGGGCGCTGGGCGTGCCGCTGTCCCTCGTTGTGGAAGGTGTGCCAGAACAGGTCCTTGACGGGTTTGTGGATGTGGCTCCACATGTACTTCCAGTCCCCGTCTGGCTGATCCTTGTTGTTCCGACTGCCGTACTGAAACGCGAAGTTGCCTTCTTTGATCAGCTCGACGATGTTGCCGTCTGTCCCCTTGCGAATGTATGGAAACTGGCCGGTCATGATGATCATGAACAGCATGGTGGCCACGGCGTACAGCTCGTCTTGTGGCGTGCGCAGGTCCTCGGAGTACGCGGTGCCGAGCATTCGAGGCGACGTGAACATCGGTGTTCCAACTGGACAGGGGTAGCCGTTGATCTGCCACGAGTCTGCGTCGATGAGCGAGACGTGCTTGTTTTCGTCGACCATGACGTTCTTCGGGTTGATGTCGCCGAGCAGGACGTTCTTGGAGTGCAGGTACTCCACCTTTCGGAGAAACGAGAGGCAGATGTCGACCAGGTCGGCCTTTTTCCAGGAGGGGAACTCTCGTTCGAACTTGCGGCGGTTGAACAGCGTGCGTTGAAGTTCTCGTCCTGCCGCGCGGGGCATGGCGTAGCCGACGAACTCGTCCGCCTCGTTGAGAACGAGCGCCGTAGGCGCGCACACTCCGACGACGTTGAAGCCGCTGTTGACGAGGAGCTCGACCTTGGCGCGACGATGGGCGGTGACGTGGTCCGTGTCGAAGATCTTCACCACTGTGTGGCTATCTACTTCGAAGACGGTGCCTTCACCTCCTTCCCCGAGCTGGGCGGTGAGCAGGTACTCGCCACTGTTGTCCGTGCTCTTCCATGTCACGTGGTGCCCCTCGGTCGGGAGGCTTGTGAAAGGGAGCAGCGTGTCTGGCGCTTGCAGTGTCGCCGCACCATCGAACGCGGCGGCGGGGCGGAGGTCAGGATTTGGTCGCTGCGGCGCAGTGCGGGCCCTGCCCGGGCTCACGAGAGCAAAGGCCCTCGCGAACTCGGGCAACACTTCCTGGAGGGTGCTGATCTCGCGAGAGTCGCCTCCTCCAGCAACGAGGCGCTCGAGTTTCTGGTGGCCCTTTCGGAGCAGCAGCTCGGCGGATTCGACTGCAATGTCGCCGTGCTGGGTGGGGTGCCCCGCGACAAGGCGTCGGTTGAGCTGCTGGGCTAGGAGTCGGACACGCAGCTTGGGGGTGATGTCGAATGTCAGCAGACACATGTCGTAGCGATCCGCGAACTGCTCGAAGACATCGAGGAAGAGGTCGTCGGCGTACGGGTTGCTGGCGTGCCCAAGGTCATTCCGTATGAGCCCTTGGGTCGACGCACTCGCGAGGAACGCCAACGCGTTGCGGGCCTTGGCTGCGCGTTCCGGGTAGGTCTGGAGGAGCTTGTGCTGGTTCCGCGTGAGCTCGTCCTGGACCTTGGACGGGACGACCAGGGCAGAGCCCCCAGCGAGGATCTTGTCCGCGGACCGCTGGATCAGAGCCTTCAGTCCGCCCTGAAGCTCAGGACGCGTTTCCATGAACACGTTGGTATCGACAAACATCCGTCCGTCCGGGCCGACGAACTCAAGGGGATCAAGGAGTTCGTCCTGCGGCCCGGTCACTGGCTGCCACCGAACGAGATGTTGCTCCGGAACTCTTCCGCAGCCGCGATTGACTGCTCGTGCTCGCTAGCCCGGGCTCGTTGAACCTCCGCGATGGCCCTCATCGGGATTCTGCGATGGCTTCCGACCTTCACGTGCTCTACAACCCCCGCGTCGACCATCTTCATCAATGTCGGGCGAGACATCCCCAGCATGGAGGCGGCTTCGGTGCTGGTGAAGAGATCCTTCACCGCGACGACGAGTGCTCCCGTTGAGCGCTCAGCCTCGAGGAGCTCGAGGACCTTCTCGGCGCTGGTCCGACTCAGACTCAACGTCACGGTCACCTCACCCGGGGAAGCTTCCAGGGCATCATGTAGTGCTTGGATATCGTCCGGTAGGACCGAGGACATCGTGCCTCCCACGGGCGTTAGCGTCTAAGTGAAATAACTGTAGGCATCTGCAACAAGTGAAATCAAGAGCAAGCTGGAATGGCGCAGCTGTCGCGCCGTCTCGTGCGGATCAGTTCGAAATGGGATCAGCCATTTCGTAGATGAGAGCGTGAGCGCGAGAAGACGCGGAGGGTGCAACCAAGGCCTCGCCTCCGGGGCGGTAGCGCCGGGGCTACCGCGGAGCTTCTCCGTTCAGATCCGACTCCGAGGCGGCGGCCGCATCGGCGTCACGCTCCTGCTGGAACTTCCGGCTCAGTTCGGCGAGCTTCTTCTTGCTTGCCCCTTCGCGCATCAGCGCTGCAGCCTCCAAGAGCTGGCGTTCGAAGGTTGCTTGCTGTTCAGGCGTCCGGTTGCGAGCTTCCTCAGCGGCATCACGACGCCTCTGGCGTGCCTCTTGTTCTGACTTGCGGAGGCCGACATCGAACGGGCGGCTTCCCGACCGTCGGCGTGAGTTCTGCGTCATAGGTGTCCTCTTCCAGTTGTAGTCATGTGCGGGCCGAGGGAGGTCGCTCAGGGTTCGACGTCATCGTGGAGGACAACGCGGCTGAGTTCGTACGTGCCGCCGGTCATCTGCCAATAGTGCAGGCGTCGAGCTGATGGCGTGTTGGTCTCCAACGACAGCCGCCAGCAGACTGCGCCGTCGCTGCGCGTGACGTACGGGTCGCTCCCGCCTTGTCCTCTGCGGAGGCGATGCAGCTGACGACCGGGTATGTCGGCGGCGCGGTCAGTAAGGGCGTCGACAACTCCGCGGAGAACCTTCTCCGTGTAGGCGTCACCCACCTCGCGCATGCTCGCAAGGAAACGAGGGCCAACGATGTAGTCGGCGAGCGGATGTTCAAGCTTCTCGGAGGCCAGCGTGCGTGCCGCCCAGGTTCCGGTGATCTCGTGCCTTAGCCACGACTCTTCAGTCGGCCATGCCGACCGACCGGTACGTATTCCTGAGAGTTGCGGTTCTGGGCGCTGGTTGCGCGCATCTCGAGCTTCTTGTCTCAGTCTTGAGGCCGCGCTGGTCTGGTCGCGAAGAGCGGTGCGTGCGCGATGAAGCTCCTCGGAGAGGCTGGTGTTCTGGTCACGAAGTTGGTCGAGCGTCTCCAAGTCAGTGCCAGCGCGCACCTCGCGCCCGAGGCGTAAGAACGCGTCCTTGAGGCCCGCCATCTCTTCCCTGATCATCGCGAGCTCGGCGGTGGCAATCGCACCGTTACCCGCGCTCGGCGCCGACGGGGTAGCCGGAGCGAGCGAAGGTTCTGGCGTGACGTCCCTCGCGGCGGCGACTGGCTCGGCGTCGGCGACGGCATGCACCCCCTCGCGAAGCCACGGTGGGCCGCCGCGAAGGATTGGGAGCGGTTTAACGAACGGGAGCTCGCCCCCGGCGTTGATCAAGGTCAGTCCGACGCCCGCCTTGTCGGACGTGATCCGAACACGAACCGTCTCACCCACGCGGAGCACATCACTCACCCGCACGTCTTCGTTCTCACCGTTATCAACGCCGGGCACGACAGCGCGTTTCCGGAGAACGAACTCGGGCGCGAGGGGATGGAGCACAAGACTCGCTCGAAGATCGGTCACCTTGATCACACGGGCCAACGTCACCGACCCTTCGGTGAGCGGCGCTAGGTCAACCGGCTCCGCTTCTGGGGCAAGATCAACGCCAGTGAGCCACCCTTCGACGTGCGCGCCTACCTCGAGCGCGTCTGCGATTCGGATGCTCGCCGGGAGTCCATCGGCGACAATCATCACTCGCTGACCATCTTCGAGGTGCGCGACGTTGCCTGCAGCCGACCCTGAGAGAAGGTCGACCGTTGCGCGGACCCATGAGCGGCGGACCGGTGCGACGACTGGACGAATCACGATCTGCGCCAGGGCGTCTTCCACGAGGTCGTCGTCCCGCCGGCCCGGGAAGCGCAATAGGGATCTCTGCCATTCCGGGTTCGCTGCGAAGTCCGGTGGGTAGGAGCGAGCAGCGCCCCCGAAGACATGCGTTTTCGGGGGAAGAAGTCTCTCAAGTGCGTATGTTGGCTCGCCAGTCTCTATCGTCGCGACGTCCGCATCCCCCGCAAGAGCATGGGCAATGGCCTCCGCATCGAACGCGAACTCGCCTTCTGCGTTCGCGCTGATCAGGACGAGAGGCCGTGACCGGTCCCGGAGAATCTCCGATGCGATTACGCCTGCCCCGTCCGCGGAGTCGATATGTCTCATGGCCACATCATCGCGCGATGGTCGGACAGAGCCAACGATGACCGAGACCCGCGGTTTCCGTTAGCGTGCCTCCATGACCCATCTGGATGACGCGGTAGCGGCGCTGACCGGTGCCCGCTGGTCCATAGCGGATGCCGGGAGCCACGTTCCCGATGAACCGGGGCTGTACGCTATCTTCGGCAACGATGGCGGTTGGGGACAGCTCGGGTTGCCTCATCGCCCGGACAGCCTGCTATATGTCGGCAAGGCAGAAGACAGCCTCGTCAGTCGAGAACTCCGTGGCCACTTCACCGCTGATCCCACTCGGCGCGCTCAGACGGGCAGCAGCACCGTGCGCAGATCCTTCGCCGCACTCTTGCACGACGCGCTCGGCCTCAGAGGGATACCCCGCAATCCCGCGAATCCAGGCCACTTCAGCAACTACGGCCTGAGCGCTGAGCACGACAGCCTCCTGACAGCATGGATGCACCGGTACCTGACGCTCGCCGTCTGGCCGGCCCACGAGCTCACGGTGCCGCTCCGCGACGTCGAGAGCGCCCTCATCAGGAAATGGGTTCCGCCGTTGAACCTCGCCGGGAACCCGCACCCGGCGCCTCACCTCAAATCGGCTCGTGCCACGATGGCGAACGAAGCGCGCACCTGGACCCGATGACTCGCACTCCCAGGGGGTGAATTGAGCGGCCCTGCAAAGGTTTTGGTCAGCCGCGGGGCGGTTTCTTCGCTCGCCGAGTCTCAACGCCCTTGTACTTGCCCTTCGATTTCTTCGAGCGCAGGTAGTTGCCGTTGCCATCGAGAAGATCCCGCGAACATGAGGCACCAGCTGATGTTGGCGGCCGGTCAGAGAATCGACCCATGCCCACCGCCGCCGAACTCCTCGACTTCGAAGCCACACACCCCGGCCACCCGGGATCGAAGGTCCACGAGATCGAGGCCGCGTTCGACGGGATGCCGGCCGCCAGGTATTACCAGCTTCTGGTGCGCGCGGCCGACGCGATCGAGGGGCAGGCGCGCGACCCCGTGACAGCTCACCGAGTCACGAGACTCACAAAGGGTTCGGCTGCTCTTGCGCGGTGACCGCCCCGGACGCATCTTCCACGATGATCCAGTCGACACCTTGAACCGCAGATGCGGGGAGCAGA contains:
- a CDS encoding GIY-YIG nuclease family protein translates to MTHLDDAVAALTGARWSIADAGSHVPDEPGLYAIFGNDGGWGQLGLPHRPDSLLYVGKAEDSLVSRELRGHFTADPTRRAQTGSSTVRRSFAALLHDALGLRGIPRNPANPGHFSNYGLSAEHDSLLTAWMHRYLTLAVWPAHELTVPLRDVESALIRKWVPPLNLAGNPHPAPHLKSARATMANEARTWTR
- a CDS encoding helix-turn-helix domain-containing protein, which produces MGGTMSSVLPDDIQALHDALEASPGEVTVTLSLSRTSAEKVLELLEAERSTGALVVAVKDLFTSTEAASMLGMSRPTLMKMVDAGVVEHVKVGSHRRIPMRAIAEVQRARASEHEQSIAAAEEFRSNISFGGSQ
- a CDS encoding protein kinase domain-containing protein; this encodes MTGPQDELLDPLEFVGPDGRMFVDTNVFMETRPELQGGLKALIQRSADKILAGGSALVVPSKVQDELTRNQHKLLQTYPERAAKARNALAFLASASTQGLIRNDLGHASNPYADDLFLDVFEQFADRYDMCLLTFDITPKLRVRLLAQQLNRRLVAGHPTQHGDIAVESAELLLRKGHQKLERLVAGGGDSREISTLQEVLPEFARAFALVSPGRARTAPQRPNPDLRPAAAFDGAATLQAPDTLLPFTSLPTEGHHVTWKSTDNSGEYLLTAQLGEGGEGTVFEVDSHTVVKIFDTDHVTAHRRAKVELLVNSGFNVVGVCAPTALVLNEADEFVGYAMPRAAGRELQRTLFNRRKFEREFPSWKKADLVDICLSFLRKVEYLHSKNVLLGDINPKNVMVDENKHVSLIDADSWQINGYPCPVGTPMFTSPRMLGTAYSEDLRTPQDELYAVATMLFMIIMTGQFPYIRKGTDGNIVELIKEGNFAFQYGSRNNKDQPDGDWKYMWSHIHKPVKDLFWHTFHNEGQRHAQRPTVIEWIEAFQGYRRFLDDPRLNFDPMSNDLYPIRPRAFRPDTPILDCGECARKHAIAGIWDDSEREYHLPQQCLKCRDARRATIAQHPSSPVARTATPATAACKDCHATFPRAQMQHGRCSSCSAKATALDASRICSDCLWPFITNEHVAWFVSRGLNVPKTHAGAKKTCPPRRNYSSPPRPAGARVKAGPTPVKLGFWARLKNFFNN
- a CDS encoding DUF3263 domain-containing protein → MPTAAELLDFEATHPGHPGSKVHEIEAAFDGMPAARYYQLLVRAADAIEGQARDPVTAHRVTRLTKGSAALAR